A single window of Micrococcaceae bacterium Sec5.1 DNA harbors:
- a CDS encoding protein kinase, whose translation MSSKRPPAPPPPIPGFKYVSLLGSGGFSDVYLYEQDRPRRKVAVKVLLSDLKTEGARRRFESEANLMAQLSSHPYIVTIFEAEITESGHSYLAMEYCSRPSLDVRYRRQRFSVDEVLAVGIQVASAVETAHRAGIVHRDIKPANILVTDYNRPALTDFGISGTIGADTEDDAGMSIPWSPPEQFRGGAVDGVPVDIWALGATLYTLLAGRSPFVLPGQDNSQRELISRITNSPLPRLGRADVPESLELVLSTSMAKSPESRYSSAHAFALALQRIQTELNLSVTPFEVLEEPGHGDEQHPDDNFEETRVRSIASIDPDASGTATTGSAPTFPARTFPSTVPGATQAPAQPGQAHAQSNPAQQTPPQFHVPIREYRQAGEPAVAESTVLRGWQPSRPQDDVGATVRRSKAPAGASPASQDDAPALDHGKRNLWLAATGATVLVVAIVVGVVLGAQAQPKVAPTETSSKQPVDALGDGGVPDVEGLVGKRRADEPDFADFEWKNPQPKKGDTYKWRYKTAVLDGEYSSSEVEPHALAYGTESPLCIQVLIVRADGSASSGGQGSIACVD comes from the coding sequence TTGAGTTCCAAGAGGCCCCCCGCGCCGCCTCCACCCATCCCCGGTTTCAAGTACGTCAGCCTGCTGGGCTCCGGTGGCTTCTCTGACGTGTACCTGTACGAGCAGGACAGGCCGCGCCGTAAAGTAGCCGTCAAGGTGCTGCTGTCCGACTTGAAGACCGAGGGCGCACGCCGCCGATTCGAGTCCGAAGCGAACCTGATGGCGCAGTTGTCCTCGCACCCGTACATCGTGACGATTTTCGAAGCGGAAATCACGGAGAGCGGCCATTCCTACCTGGCCATGGAGTACTGCTCCCGGCCCAGCCTCGATGTCCGCTACCGCCGCCAGCGCTTCAGCGTGGATGAGGTCCTTGCCGTCGGCATCCAGGTGGCATCCGCCGTCGAGACCGCACACAGGGCCGGCATCGTGCATCGGGATATTAAGCCCGCCAACATCCTGGTCACCGACTACAACCGTCCCGCCCTTACCGACTTCGGCATTTCGGGGACCATTGGGGCCGATACCGAGGACGATGCCGGAATGTCCATCCCGTGGTCACCGCCGGAGCAATTCCGCGGCGGGGCCGTCGATGGCGTTCCGGTGGACATTTGGGCGCTTGGTGCCACGCTGTACACGCTCCTTGCGGGTCGTTCACCGTTTGTTCTTCCCGGCCAGGACAACTCGCAGCGGGAACTGATCTCCCGCATCACCAATTCGCCCCTGCCAAGGCTCGGCCGTGCCGACGTTCCAGAGTCCCTGGAACTCGTCCTGTCCACGTCAATGGCGAAGTCCCCGGAATCCCGCTATTCGTCGGCCCACGCTTTTGCCTTGGCGTTGCAGCGGATCCAGACTGAGCTGAACCTGTCCGTGACGCCCTTCGAGGTGCTTGAAGAACCGGGTCACGGGGACGAGCAACACCCTGACGACAACTTCGAGGAAACACGCGTCCGCAGCATCGCCTCGATCGATCCGGACGCGTCGGGAACTGCTACCACTGGCTCGGCTCCCACGTTTCCGGCACGGACCTTCCCGTCTACGGTTCCCGGCGCCACCCAGGCTCCAGCACAGCCTGGCCAGGCCCACGCCCAGTCAAACCCGGCCCAGCAAACCCCGCCGCAGTTCCACGTGCCAATCAGGGAATACCGACAGGCCGGGGAACCGGCGGTGGCGGAGTCGACGGTTCTCCGCGGCTGGCAGCCTTCGCGTCCGCAGGACGACGTAGGCGCAACGGTCCGGCGCTCGAAGGCACCTGCCGGCGCATCGCCGGCGTCCCAAGACGATGCGCCCGCTCTGGACCATGGCAAGCGCAATCTCTGGCTGGCGGCGACCGGTGCCACGGTTTTGGTGGTCGCCATTGTGGTTGGCGTGGTCCTGGGTGCCCAGGCGCAGCCGAAAGTGGCGCCCACGGAGACGTCAAGCAAGCAGCCCGTTGACGCCCTGGGCGATGGCGGGGTTCCTGACGTGGAAGGCTTGGTCGGCAAGCGCAGGGCGGACGAGCCCGACTTCGCCGATTTCGAGTGGAAGAACCCGCAGCCCAAGAAGGGCGACACGTACAAGTGGCGATACAAGACAGCCGTCCTCGACGGTGAATACAGCAGTTCCGAAGTGGAACCCCATGCACTGGCCTATGGCACGGAATCGCCTCTTTGCATCCAAGTGCTGATAGTACGTGCTGACGGCAGTGCCTCGTCCGGAGGACAGGGATCCATTGCCTGCGTGGATTAG
- a CDS encoding RDD family protein → MSSEAELCPACKHPVRPGAAFCTHCGSPLTNRGARKERNVNRAQAAALDFATRQGLPDPGSISVVPASIAPMQPGREAAANVHPGPGGGTTMTAQLELVPASAGKRLGAAVLDWLGPVAVLATTFALGIAGITQSRRNGFIVYDTSLLVLLGSIGLGVTVLYVFVLLGIEARSGNTIGNQLMGIRSSDADGYSPGAGVVFVRGLLTGGLLLLGTILGAVLLGLGLLGLVLWITLPLMVLGAVWAVLVVVSNAWDRNGKLRGWHDKAAKSLVFDVHAGRNPVATGGIQGPYSFAPVELPPVQPVVSPMPSMSRATAMANPVPAPIPKPAPVAHAHPDDDVERTQMRPGTARAEAVLRIRVDDGQDVELGSTVLVGRNPAPQPGEAAEQLLAVSDPGRSISKTHLHLRVDRDGVWVTDRNSTNGSAVTTPDGLQTRLQPGEAVFVRPGSTVHFGDRSFHLGQA, encoded by the coding sequence ATGAGTAGTGAAGCTGAGCTGTGCCCCGCCTGCAAACACCCGGTCCGCCCCGGCGCAGCTTTTTGTACTCATTGCGGATCGCCGCTGACCAATCGTGGAGCCCGGAAGGAACGCAACGTCAACCGTGCCCAGGCTGCGGCCCTTGATTTCGCAACCCGGCAAGGCCTGCCCGATCCCGGTAGTATCTCGGTAGTGCCGGCGTCAATAGCACCGATGCAGCCGGGACGTGAAGCAGCTGCAAACGTACATCCGGGGCCAGGGGGAGGGACCACAATGACTGCACAGCTCGAGCTGGTGCCGGCATCCGCAGGAAAACGACTGGGTGCGGCAGTGCTGGACTGGTTGGGACCTGTTGCCGTCCTGGCAACCACGTTCGCACTTGGCATCGCGGGCATCACCCAAAGCCGGCGGAACGGCTTCATCGTCTATGACACCTCCCTGCTGGTCCTCTTGGGGAGCATCGGCCTCGGTGTCACAGTTCTGTACGTGTTTGTGCTGCTCGGAATCGAAGCCCGGTCCGGAAACACCATCGGTAATCAACTGATGGGCATCCGCAGCTCCGATGCCGATGGCTACTCACCGGGCGCCGGCGTGGTTTTTGTCCGTGGCCTACTCACAGGCGGACTCCTTCTGCTCGGGACAATCCTGGGTGCTGTGCTGTTGGGCCTTGGCTTGCTTGGGTTGGTCCTGTGGATCACCCTCCCTCTCATGGTCCTTGGTGCGGTTTGGGCCGTCCTGGTGGTTGTTTCCAATGCCTGGGACAGGAACGGCAAGCTACGCGGCTGGCATGACAAGGCAGCGAAGTCCTTGGTGTTCGACGTCCACGCGGGCCGCAATCCGGTCGCTACTGGAGGGATCCAGGGGCCCTACAGCTTCGCGCCCGTGGAGCTACCGCCCGTGCAGCCAGTGGTGTCACCCATGCCATCAATGTCCAGGGCAACCGCAATGGCAAACCCGGTTCCAGCCCCAATACCAAAGCCAGCTCCCGTTGCCCATGCCCACCCGGACGACGACGTCGAACGGACGCAGATGCGCCCCGGAACTGCCCGGGCGGAGGCCGTGCTCCGCATCCGTGTTGACGACGGCCAGGACGTCGAGCTGGGTAGTACCGTCCTTGTTGGCCGCAATCCCGCACCCCAGCCTGGGGAAGCTGCGGAGCAGTTGTTGGCCGTCTCGGATCCTGGAAGGTCCATCTCCAAGACCCACTTGCACCTCCGGGTTGATCGAGATGGAGTGTGGGTTACAGACCGCAACTCAACCAATGGCAGCGCTGTCACTACCCCCGATGGCCTCCAGACCCGGCTTCAGCCCGGGGAAGCAGTTTTCGTCAGACCCGGTTCCACCGTTCACTTCGGGGACCGTTCCTTCCACCTAGGACAAGCATGA
- a CDS encoding FtsK/SpoIIIE domain-containing protein, translated as MKFRLTLRRDPAEAKDLAVTVDGRATVADIATELWAADPARKGTEPPSNLSISVDEAFVGGGLSGHVLRPSDNLLESGLRPGSKVSLAQVSEQFASNGNGGTNGQNRGPAAATLRVMSGPDVGREFSLPFGTSYIGRDRDADVRLSDPLTSKRHARITVGETVEIVDTNSANGLLMEGLPVTRATLESSDTVTLGDTTVGVLSLSRNHGGGPSSPLVDFNRSPRVLPRFESPKRVPPAGPKRPEHQPFPYIMLIAPLLMGGVLFAFTQNLLSVLFMAMMPLFIVGHYVDHKMQSKRQVKEGHKQFQASMLAFREDIDRQQNIERAVRLQEAPSVSDTVDAIYKLGPLLWTNRPEHQHFLGVRFGLGSAPSRIEFEEPGANETEPRYMREIQECLQQVRVIDGVPIVSQLRTSGSFGVAGDRSVVDDVARGMVLQLVGLHSPAEVVLTALTSARSRERWDWLQWLPHVGSGHSPLSGDHLAAGPAAGASLLSRLEDLVEQREAQASEPGPQPRPALKDEHEEIHGPVIPAVLVVVEDDAPVDRGRLTRLVERGPDFGVHVMWVAANVQSLPAACRDFLSVDGDHGTTTGQVRLGRHTYPVSCESLDADLATQLARMMSPLVDVGNPLEDDSDLPRAVSYATLIGKELMDNPQAVAERWQENNSVHATAVPNRKDNGSLRALVGSKGVEPFYLDLKNEGPHALVGGTTGAGKSEFLQSWVMGMAAAYSPDRVSFLFVDYKGGAAFADCLHLPHTVGLVTDLSPHLVRRALTSLRAELHYRERLLNRKKAKDLLALQREADPEAPPYLIIIVDEFAALATEVPEFVDGVVDVAARGRSLGLHLILATQRPAGVIKDNLRANTNLRVALRMADEVDAVDILGVPTAAYFDPSIPGRGAAKTGPGRIQGFQTGYAGGWTTEKPQRPRIDIVEMAFGSGPSWEPPPAAAVEEEPAGPNDIARMTGNIIRAADFLAIEPPRKPWLNELAMTYDFSKLPNPRTDERLLLGVADDPAHQDQPTVFYEPDKDGNMAVYGTGGSGKSAALRGIAIAAAVTPRGGPVHVYGIDCGSSGLKMLDGLPHVGEVINGDDVERVGRLLRWLKEVADDRATRFAEVRASTIVEYRQLANRPDEKRIFILVDGMSAFREGYEYSNLSALWDIFLQLATDGRPLGIHLVVSGERTNSVPASLLASIQKRLVLRLSSEDDYMTLDVPKDVLNAASPPGRGLLDGLEVQLAVLGGNSNLALQAREVSKLSQAMVRQGLEQAPQIQRLPELVDLDILPTGVPDNPVIGVDDETLGSATIAAKGSLLLAGPPGAGRTVALVTLAYALRRSNPRTDLIYIGSRRSAVASLNIWSRSLVGPDEVSDVVDDLIDKATDNPGSMAIFIEGLTEFTDTLAESGVGRLVTAAIKADQWVVGESETSTWSQAWSLAQPFKSGRRGLLLNPGDVEGDTLLNTSLGRISKDFIPGRGYIVGRGKVRKLQIAMPPENRS; from the coding sequence ATGAAGTTCCGCTTGACCTTGCGGCGAGACCCCGCGGAAGCAAAGGACCTCGCCGTTACGGTGGATGGTCGCGCCACCGTGGCGGACATCGCCACCGAACTTTGGGCCGCCGACCCCGCACGCAAGGGGACCGAACCGCCGTCGAACCTGTCCATCAGCGTGGACGAAGCGTTCGTGGGCGGAGGGCTTTCAGGCCATGTCCTCAGGCCCTCGGATAATCTGCTCGAGTCCGGGCTGCGGCCAGGCTCCAAGGTTTCGCTCGCGCAGGTGAGCGAGCAGTTCGCCTCGAACGGCAACGGCGGTACCAACGGCCAAAACCGCGGACCAGCAGCGGCGACCCTGCGCGTTATGTCAGGGCCCGACGTCGGACGCGAATTTTCGCTGCCATTCGGCACCAGCTACATTGGCCGGGACAGGGACGCCGACGTCCGTCTCTCGGATCCGCTGACGTCCAAGCGCCACGCGCGCATCACCGTTGGCGAGACCGTGGAGATCGTGGACACGAACTCGGCCAACGGACTCCTCATGGAGGGCTTGCCGGTCACCCGGGCGACGCTTGAATCCTCGGATACGGTGACCCTGGGCGATACCACCGTGGGAGTTTTGTCATTGTCGCGGAACCATGGAGGCGGCCCGTCATCGCCGCTGGTCGACTTCAACCGCTCGCCTCGTGTGCTGCCGAGGTTCGAGTCTCCCAAGCGTGTGCCGCCAGCTGGCCCCAAACGTCCCGAACACCAACCATTCCCGTACATCATGTTGATCGCCCCGCTGCTGATGGGTGGCGTTCTTTTCGCATTCACCCAGAACCTGCTCTCGGTGCTTTTCATGGCCATGATGCCGCTGTTCATCGTTGGCCACTACGTGGATCACAAGATGCAGAGCAAGCGCCAGGTGAAGGAAGGCCATAAGCAGTTCCAGGCTTCCATGCTTGCGTTCCGCGAGGACATTGACAGGCAACAGAACATTGAACGGGCAGTGCGGCTTCAGGAAGCGCCGTCGGTCAGCGATACCGTGGATGCCATCTACAAACTCGGCCCGCTCCTGTGGACCAACCGGCCTGAGCATCAGCATTTCCTTGGAGTCCGGTTCGGACTCGGATCTGCGCCGTCGCGGATTGAGTTCGAAGAACCCGGTGCCAACGAAACCGAACCCCGGTACATGAGGGAAATCCAGGAATGCCTGCAGCAGGTCCGCGTCATTGATGGCGTGCCGATCGTGTCCCAGCTGCGCACTTCTGGTTCATTCGGCGTAGCAGGGGATCGCAGCGTGGTGGACGACGTCGCCCGGGGCATGGTGCTTCAGCTGGTGGGACTCCATTCGCCCGCGGAGGTCGTGTTAACTGCACTGACCTCGGCCCGCTCGCGTGAGCGTTGGGACTGGTTGCAGTGGCTCCCGCACGTTGGTTCCGGCCACAGCCCTCTATCCGGCGATCATCTGGCCGCAGGCCCCGCTGCTGGCGCCTCGCTGTTGTCGCGCCTGGAGGACCTGGTGGAGCAGCGCGAGGCCCAGGCCTCAGAGCCCGGTCCGCAGCCGCGTCCCGCGCTCAAGGACGAGCACGAAGAGATTCACGGCCCTGTGATCCCTGCCGTCCTGGTAGTTGTTGAGGACGATGCACCTGTAGACCGGGGGCGGCTGACGCGGCTGGTGGAACGCGGGCCGGACTTCGGCGTGCACGTTATGTGGGTGGCAGCGAATGTGCAGTCCCTGCCTGCTGCGTGCCGCGACTTCCTCTCTGTCGACGGCGATCACGGCACCACCACCGGCCAGGTCCGTCTTGGCCGCCACACCTACCCGGTGAGTTGCGAAAGCCTCGACGCCGATCTCGCCACGCAGCTGGCGCGCATGATGTCGCCGCTGGTAGACGTCGGAAATCCGCTCGAGGACGATTCGGACCTCCCGCGTGCCGTTTCCTACGCCACCTTGATCGGCAAGGAACTCATGGACAACCCGCAGGCCGTGGCCGAACGCTGGCAGGAGAACAACTCGGTCCATGCCACGGCGGTGCCCAACCGCAAGGACAACGGTAGCCTGCGTGCTTTGGTGGGCTCCAAGGGGGTTGAACCTTTCTATCTGGACCTCAAGAACGAAGGACCGCACGCGCTGGTGGGCGGAACCACTGGCGCAGGTAAGTCAGAGTTCCTTCAGTCATGGGTGATGGGAATGGCAGCGGCGTACAGCCCGGACCGAGTCAGCTTCCTGTTTGTGGACTACAAGGGTGGCGCTGCCTTTGCGGACTGCCTGCACCTGCCACACACCGTGGGGCTCGTCACCGACTTGTCTCCGCACCTGGTACGCAGGGCCCTGACCTCATTGCGTGCCGAACTTCACTATCGTGAACGCCTCCTGAACCGTAAAAAGGCCAAGGACCTTCTGGCGCTGCAGCGGGAAGCGGACCCCGAGGCGCCGCCGTACCTCATCATCATCGTGGACGAATTCGCGGCCTTGGCCACCGAGGTCCCGGAGTTCGTTGACGGCGTGGTGGACGTTGCTGCCCGTGGACGTTCCCTGGGGTTGCACCTGATCCTCGCCACGCAGCGCCCTGCGGGCGTCATTAAGGACAACCTGCGAGCAAACACGAACCTCCGCGTTGCGTTGCGCATGGCAGATGAAGTGGATGCGGTGGACATTCTTGGCGTCCCCACGGCCGCCTACTTCGATCCCTCCATTCCGGGCCGTGGCGCAGCCAAGACCGGGCCAGGGCGTATCCAAGGGTTCCAAACTGGATACGCCGGTGGCTGGACCACAGAGAAGCCGCAGCGCCCCCGGATCGACATCGTGGAGATGGCCTTCGGATCCGGTCCCTCCTGGGAGCCACCGCCTGCCGCAGCTGTGGAGGAAGAACCCGCAGGCCCCAACGACATCGCCAGAATGACCGGCAACATCATCCGGGCGGCGGACTTCCTTGCGATCGAACCACCACGGAAGCCGTGGCTGAACGAACTAGCCATGACCTACGATTTCTCCAAGCTGCCAAACCCCCGCACGGACGAGCGACTCCTGCTGGGCGTGGCCGACGACCCCGCACACCAAGACCAGCCCACCGTGTTCTACGAACCGGACAAGGACGGCAACATGGCCGTCTACGGTACTGGTGGTTCGGGCAAGTCAGCGGCGCTGCGCGGAATCGCCATCGCCGCTGCCGTCACGCCGCGTGGTGGGCCCGTCCACGTGTACGGCATCGACTGTGGTTCCTCAGGTTTGAAGATGCTGGACGGACTTCCGCACGTGGGGGAGGTCATCAACGGCGACGACGTCGAGCGGGTTGGCCGCCTGCTGCGCTGGCTCAAGGAGGTCGCCGATGACCGCGCGACGCGGTTCGCCGAGGTCAGGGCTTCCACGATTGTTGAATACCGGCAACTCGCCAACCGTCCGGACGAAAAGCGTATCTTCATCCTGGTGGACGGCATGTCCGCCTTCCGTGAAGGCTATGAGTACAGCAACCTGTCCGCACTGTGGGACATCTTCCTCCAGCTGGCAACCGATGGACGTCCCCTGGGTATCCACTTGGTAGTGAGCGGTGAACGAACCAACTCTGTTCCGGCGTCGCTCCTTGCCTCGATCCAAAAGCGTTTGGTCCTGCGTCTGAGCTCCGAAGACGACTACATGACACTCGATGTGCCCAAGGACGTCCTCAACGCAGCCTCGCCTCCGGGCCGCGGTTTGCTCGATGGGCTGGAAGTCCAACTGGCAGTGTTGGGTGGCAACTCGAACCTGGCGTTGCAGGCGCGCGAAGTGTCCAAACTCAGCCAGGCCATGGTGCGCCAGGGCCTGGAACAGGCACCACAAATCCAGCGCCTTCCGGAACTTGTGGACTTGGATATCCTGCCCACCGGTGTACCGGACAATCCTGTTATTGGTGTGGACGACGAGACCTTGGGTTCGGCCACCATCGCTGCCAAGGGTTCGCTCCTGCTGGCGGGGCCTCCAGGAGCCGGACGCACAGTTGCCTTGGTCACGTTGGCGTACGCGCTGCGGCGGTCCAACCCGCGGACAGATCTTATCTACATCGGCTCCCGCCGCTCTGCGGTTGCCTCGCTGAACATCTGGAGCAGGTCCCTGGTGGGGCCGGACGAGGTCTCGGACGTAGTGGATGACCTCATCGACAAAGCCACGGACAACCCGGGCAGCATGGCCATCTTCATCGAGGGACTGACTGAGTTCACGGACACGTTGGCAGAATCGGGCGTGGGACGGTTGGTCACGGCTGCCATCAAGGCCGATCAGTGGGTGGTGGGTGAGTCCGAAACGTCTACCTGGTCCCAGGCGTGGTCCTTGGCCCAGCCCTTCAAATCGGGCAGGCGTGGACTGTTGCTCAACCCTGGAGATGTGGAAGGGGACACCCTCCTGAACACCTCGTTGGGCCGGATCAGCAAGGACTTCATCCCTGGACGCGGTTACATCGTGGGACGCGGAAAGGTACGCAAGCTGCAGATCGCCATGCCGCCCGAGAACCGCAGCTAG
- the ligA gene encoding NAD-dependent DNA ligase LigA: MSTPENPDPVRTTTQDAAAALVAEEGTPPSESLRDEYEQLADLVRKYRYAYYQEDAPTVSDAEFDELYRRLEEIEALHPELVSNDSPTQEVGGEVSAAFTAVAHLQRMYSLDDVFSLEELEAWVRKAEASVARLGDSVPPIAWLTELKIDGLAVNLLYRDGKLVRAATRGDGTTGEDITHNVLTIKEIPRQLSGSGYPSEVEIRGEVFIPSKAFVEFNEALVAAGKAPLANPRNAAAGSLRQKDPAETAKRPLSMFVHGIGAREGLDAKSQSETYKLLADWGLPVSPYFKVLDSFEGVLEFIAHYGEHRHDLLHEIDGIVVKIDDFATQRALGYTSRVPRWAAAYKYPPEEVHTKLLDILVNVGRTGRVTPFGLMEPVKVAGSTVGMATLHNQDVVKAKGVMIGDIVILRKAGDVIPEIVGPVLALRDQQDPPVREFVMPTECPSCGTSLAPAKESDVDIRCPNAKSCPSQLRERVFHLAGRGAFDIEALGWEAAIALTQPAEPETPPLTSEAGLFSLKREDLANVMIRREKRSKGVGTGQYELVPYFYSRGTAKSPSKPTATTEKLFAELEKAKKQPLWRVLVALSIRHVGPTASRALATAFGSMDAIRNATEDQLAHVDGVGPTIAAALKEWFAVDWHNEIVDSWAAAGVRMEDERDTSMPRTLEGLTIVVTGTLPNFSRDEAKEAIIIRGGKASGSVSKNTSYLVAGESAGTKLDKAEQLGVPILDEDGFRELLANGPAKADTDVDPETQSDAETDAEAAETVKAEAE, translated from the coding sequence GTGAGCACACCAGAGAATCCAGATCCGGTCCGCACCACAACCCAGGATGCCGCTGCGGCCTTGGTCGCAGAAGAGGGAACACCTCCGTCGGAGAGCCTGCGGGATGAGTATGAGCAGCTTGCGGACCTCGTGCGCAAGTACCGGTACGCCTATTACCAAGAGGACGCCCCCACGGTTTCCGACGCCGAGTTCGATGAACTCTACCGTCGCCTGGAGGAAATCGAGGCGCTGCACCCGGAACTCGTCTCCAACGACTCACCGACCCAGGAAGTCGGTGGTGAAGTCTCTGCCGCCTTCACCGCCGTCGCGCATCTACAGCGGATGTACAGCCTGGACGACGTCTTTTCCCTCGAGGAACTCGAAGCCTGGGTACGCAAGGCTGAAGCGTCGGTGGCCCGACTCGGGGACAGCGTCCCGCCCATTGCCTGGCTGACTGAACTGAAAATCGATGGACTCGCCGTCAACCTGCTGTACAGGGACGGAAAATTGGTCCGCGCGGCCACCCGCGGTGATGGCACAACCGGTGAGGACATCACTCACAACGTCCTCACCATCAAGGAGATCCCGCGCCAACTCAGCGGCTCGGGTTATCCCTCGGAAGTTGAAATCCGTGGGGAAGTATTCATTCCTTCCAAGGCCTTTGTTGAGTTCAATGAGGCCCTGGTTGCCGCTGGCAAAGCGCCCCTCGCCAATCCGCGCAATGCGGCCGCGGGCTCGCTCCGCCAGAAGGACCCTGCTGAAACAGCGAAGCGGCCACTGAGCATGTTCGTTCACGGCATCGGCGCCCGGGAAGGCTTGGATGCCAAGAGCCAATCCGAAACCTACAAGCTGCTGGCCGACTGGGGGTTGCCTGTCAGCCCTTACTTCAAGGTCCTGGATTCCTTTGAGGGCGTCCTGGAATTCATCGCGCATTACGGCGAGCACCGGCACGACCTCCTTCACGAAATCGATGGCATCGTGGTCAAAATAGACGACTTCGCCACACAACGTGCCCTCGGCTACACCTCCCGCGTCCCCAGATGGGCCGCCGCCTACAAGTACCCGCCGGAGGAAGTCCACACCAAACTGTTGGACATCCTCGTCAACGTCGGCCGCACGGGGCGGGTCACGCCGTTCGGCCTCATGGAGCCGGTGAAGGTTGCGGGTTCCACCGTGGGGATGGCCACTCTGCACAACCAGGATGTGGTCAAGGCCAAGGGCGTGATGATCGGGGACATCGTCATTCTCCGCAAGGCCGGGGATGTCATTCCCGAGATCGTTGGGCCTGTACTGGCGCTGCGTGACCAACAGGATCCACCCGTCCGCGAATTCGTGATGCCCACCGAGTGCCCATCCTGCGGTACCTCGCTGGCACCGGCGAAAGAAAGCGATGTGGACATCCGTTGCCCCAACGCCAAGTCCTGCCCGTCACAGCTGCGTGAGCGTGTTTTCCATCTGGCTGGCCGCGGTGCGTTTGATATCGAGGCCTTGGGCTGGGAAGCGGCAATCGCCTTGACCCAGCCGGCAGAGCCGGAGACTCCTCCATTGACCAGCGAAGCCGGGCTGTTCTCGTTGAAGCGTGAGGATCTGGCCAATGTCATGATCCGCCGGGAGAAGAGGTCCAAGGGCGTTGGCACGGGCCAGTATGAGCTTGTTCCGTACTTCTACTCAAGGGGGACGGCCAAGTCGCCTTCAAAGCCGACGGCAACCACGGAAAAACTCTTTGCCGAGCTGGAGAAAGCGAAGAAGCAGCCCCTGTGGCGTGTCCTCGTGGCATTGTCCATTCGCCATGTGGGACCCACCGCCTCCCGGGCCCTCGCAACGGCCTTTGGCAGCATGGACGCGATCCGAAATGCGACCGAAGATCAGCTTGCGCATGTGGACGGCGTTGGACCTACCATCGCGGCGGCACTGAAGGAATGGTTCGCCGTGGACTGGCACAACGAGATCGTGGACAGCTGGGCAGCTGCCGGTGTGCGGATGGAAGACGAACGCGATACCAGCATGCCGCGAACCCTTGAGGGCCTCACTATCGTGGTCACGGGGACGCTGCCCAACTTCAGCCGGGACGAGGCCAAGGAAGCCATCATCATCCGTGGCGGGAAGGCCTCCGGATCCGTGTCCAAGAACACCAGCTACCTCGTGGCGGGAGAAAGTGCCGGGACCAAGCTGGATAAAGCCGAGCAGCTCGGTGTTCCGATATTGGATGAGGACGGCTTCCGCGAGCTGTTGGCGAATGGCCCGGCAAAAGCCGACACTGACGTTGACCCCGAGACCCAGTCCGACGCCGAAACCGACGCCGAAGCCGCCGAGACAGTGAAAGCAGAAGCAGAATGA
- a CDS encoding protein phosphatase 2C domain-containing protein gives MNSQPASPADANAAGSAFQLSYGYGTDRGLRRELNEDSFIASDPVFAVADGMGGHEAGEIASGVCVRTLGSSPVLAAGVRSASAADLQECLLKADASIREATGGRAGTTLSGVVVVEQMGVPYWLVMNIGDSRTYRLSQGHFAQISVDHSEVQELVDSGDITAEQAAVHPRRHVVTRALGTGDETEADFWLLPIQEGDRIMVCSDGLNGELGDDHLFRILSTVAHPQDAVDALIQAALRSGGRDNVTVIVVDAKNVLNDAGIATTAPRPETESEVEEDTLPRAWVTGTDQEEGLDGKQ, from the coding sequence ATGAACTCACAGCCGGCCAGCCCCGCCGACGCCAACGCCGCTGGATCCGCCTTCCAACTCAGCTACGGATACGGCACGGACCGCGGACTGCGTCGCGAGCTGAACGAGGACTCCTTCATAGCTTCGGATCCCGTCTTCGCGGTGGCCGATGGCATGGGAGGCCATGAGGCAGGCGAGATCGCCAGTGGCGTGTGTGTGCGGACCTTGGGCAGTTCCCCTGTCCTCGCGGCAGGGGTCCGTTCGGCTTCGGCGGCGGACTTGCAGGAGTGCCTGTTGAAGGCCGACGCCAGCATCCGCGAAGCCACGGGAGGGCGTGCGGGCACCACGCTCTCCGGCGTCGTGGTGGTGGAACAAATGGGCGTGCCCTATTGGCTGGTCATGAACATCGGGGATTCCCGGACGTATCGCCTCAGCCAAGGGCATTTCGCCCAGATCAGCGTTGACCATTCAGAAGTCCAGGAGCTGGTGGACTCCGGTGACATCACAGCCGAGCAGGCTGCCGTTCATCCCCGCAGGCATGTGGTCACCCGCGCTTTGGGCACTGGCGACGAAACCGAGGCGGACTTCTGGTTGCTGCCCATCCAGGAGGGGGACCGGATCATGGTCTGCTCCGATGGGTTGAACGGCGAACTGGGGGATGACCATCTGTTCCGGATCCTCAGCACGGTGGCCCATCCGCAGGACGCAGTGGATGCCTTGATCCAGGCTGCACTGCGCAGTGGCGGACGGGACAACGTCACGGTGATTGTGGTTGACGCCAAGAACGTCCTTAACGACGCCGGCATCGCCACCACCGCGCCGCGCCCGGAGACCGAATCCGAGGTGGAGGAGGACACCCTCCCCAGGGCCTGGGTGACAGGAACTGATCAGGAGGAGGGCCTGGATGGGAAGCAATAG